In Pseudonocardia sp. HH130629-09, a genomic segment contains:
- a CDS encoding IS1380 family transposase, which translates to MKKAIGFYPCPDIDTAATTVVSHAGTRLLTETIAKVGLDRALSVGLEPWRPRLAVHDPAKVLLDLALTLAAGGDCLSDIALLRAEPTLFGLVASDPTVSRTVDRLAADGAAALAAIDTARAAARAKAWALAGPAAPDHQTNAAKPLVIDVDATLVTAHSDKQGAAPTFKKGFGHHPLWAFCDHGAAGTGEPLAALLRPGNAGSNTAADHVTVIRAALRQLPDHKPGNRPGRKVLIRIDGAGASHELLDWLTGQRLSYSVGFSLTQELVDQLAALPAADWQTALDADREPRPGAWVIEATGLMNLGTWPDGMRVIVRRERPHPGAQLRFIDRDGLRYTAFATNTRPGGPGRQLADLELRHRRRARAEDRIRAAKDTGLTNLPLHELDQNRIWQAVVALACEVTAWAQMLAYTGHPARRWEPKRLRLRLFSMPAQRARHARRTVLHLPAHAPWAELLCDGLARLRTLAVPG; encoded by the coding sequence GGTTCTACCCGTGCCCGGACATCGACACGGCTGCGACGACGGTGGTGTCTCACGCCGGGACGCGGCTGCTGACCGAGACCATCGCCAAGGTCGGCCTGGACCGAGCCCTGTCGGTTGGGCTGGAGCCGTGGCGGCCGCGGCTGGCGGTGCACGACCCGGCGAAGGTTCTGCTCGACCTCGCGCTCACCCTCGCCGCGGGCGGGGACTGCCTGTCCGACATCGCCCTGCTGCGTGCCGAGCCCACCCTGTTCGGTCTGGTGGCGTCGGACCCGACGGTCTCACGCACGGTCGACCGCCTCGCCGCCGACGGTGCCGCGGCGTTGGCCGCGATCGACACCGCCCGCGCCGCAGCACGGGCGAAGGCGTGGGCACTGGCCGGGCCCGCAGCCCCCGACCACCAGACGAACGCAGCGAAACCGCTGGTCATCGACGTGGACGCCACCCTGGTCACCGCCCACTCCGACAAGCAGGGCGCCGCACCGACGTTCAAGAAGGGCTTCGGCCACCATCCGTTGTGGGCGTTCTGCGACCACGGCGCGGCCGGAACCGGAGAGCCTCTCGCGGCGCTGCTGCGGCCGGGCAATGCGGGGTCGAACACCGCCGCCGATCACGTCACCGTCATCCGCGCCGCCCTGCGCCAGCTCCCCGACCACAAACCCGGCAACCGTCCCGGGCGGAAGGTACTGATCCGCATCGACGGTGCCGGCGCCTCCCACGAGCTCCTCGACTGGCTGACCGGGCAGCGCCTGTCCTACTCGGTCGGGTTCAGCCTCACCCAGGAACTGGTCGACCAGCTCGCCGCTCTCCCGGCTGCGGACTGGCAGACCGCGCTCGACGCCGACCGTGAGCCCCGCCCGGGCGCGTGGGTCATCGAGGCCACCGGCTTGATGAACCTGGGGACCTGGCCGGACGGGATGCGGGTGATCGTGCGCCGCGAACGCCCACACCCGGGCGCGCAGCTGCGGTTCATCGACCGGGACGGGTTGCGCTACACCGCGTTCGCCACCAACACCCGCCCCGGCGGCCCCGGCCGCCAACTCGCCGACCTCGAGCTGCGACACCGCCGCCGCGCCCGCGCCGAGGACCGCATCCGCGCGGCGAAGGACACCGGGCTCACGAACCTGCCACTGCACGAGCTCGACCAGAACCGGATCTGGCAGGCCGTGGTCGCGCTCGCCTGCGAGGTCACCGCCTGGGCGCAGATGCTCGCCTACACCGGGCACCCGGCACGCCGTTGGGAGCCGAAACGACTCCGGCTGCGGCTGTTCTCGATGCCCGCCCAGCGAGCCCGTCACGCCCGCCGAACCGTGCTGCACCTGCCTGCGCACGCACCCTGGGCCGAACTGCTCTGCGACGGCCTCGCCCGGCTGCGCACGCTCGCTGTTCCCGGCTGA